In Hymenobacter sublimis, a single genomic region encodes these proteins:
- a CDS encoding asparagine synthetase B, with product MTISRLIALVLLLATALLRPAAAWANHIFIPMDNTQKEHLKAYGVAYWLLGKQVEVDWLLNYRGGAFACDVVAGAENELAVRGVTYQVISEAQYTSILSEIADPNANMDVMKLEKVPKIAVYTPKGKQPWDDAVTLVLTYAEIPYTQIYDDEVLRGDLPKYDWLHLHHEDFTGQYGKFYRNYSSRPWYQQQQRESEATAKRNGFSKVSLMKAAVVVKMQEFIAGGGFQFAMCSATDSYDIALAGLGVDMVEGMYDGDPADPAAQAKLNFNRTLAFQNFHLVRDPLEYEYSDIDMDPRERRVYEDNDYFQLFTFSAKYDPVPTMLTQNHERTVHGFMGQTTAFRKSLIKPDVVVMGDNKASNEVRYMHGTLGKGTWTFYGGHDPEDYQHFVEEEPTDLALHPNSPGYRLILNNILFPAAKKKKQKT from the coding sequence ATGACAATTTCTCGTCTGATTGCGCTGGTGCTGCTCCTGGCAACGGCTCTGCTTCGGCCGGCCGCGGCCTGGGCCAACCACATCTTCATCCCGATGGATAACACCCAGAAGGAGCACCTGAAAGCCTACGGGGTAGCCTACTGGCTGCTGGGCAAGCAGGTGGAGGTTGACTGGCTGCTCAACTACCGGGGTGGGGCCTTTGCCTGCGACGTGGTGGCCGGGGCCGAAAACGAGTTGGCCGTGCGCGGGGTAACCTACCAGGTCATCAGCGAGGCCCAGTACACCAGCATCCTCTCCGAAATAGCCGACCCCAACGCCAACATGGACGTGATGAAGCTGGAGAAGGTGCCCAAAATTGCGGTGTACACCCCCAAGGGCAAGCAGCCTTGGGACGACGCCGTGACCCTGGTGCTGACCTACGCCGAAATCCCCTACACCCAGATTTACGACGACGAAGTGCTGCGCGGCGACCTGCCCAAGTACGACTGGCTGCACCTGCACCACGAGGACTTCACGGGCCAGTACGGCAAATTTTACCGCAACTACAGCAGCCGCCCCTGGTACCAGCAGCAGCAGCGCGAATCAGAAGCCACGGCCAAGCGCAACGGCTTCAGCAAGGTAAGCCTAATGAAGGCCGCCGTGGTGGTGAAAATGCAGGAGTTCATTGCCGGCGGGGGCTTTCAGTTTGCCATGTGCTCTGCCACCGACTCCTACGACATTGCCCTGGCCGGCCTGGGCGTGGACATGGTAGAGGGCATGTACGACGGGGACCCGGCCGACCCGGCCGCGCAAGCCAAACTCAATTTCAACCGCACGCTGGCCTTCCAGAACTTTCACCTGGTGCGCGACCCGCTGGAATACGAGTACTCCGACATTGACATGGACCCGCGGGAGCGGCGCGTGTACGAGGACAACGACTACTTCCAGCTGTTCACCTTCTCGGCCAAGTACGACCCCGTGCCTACCATGCTTACCCAGAACCATGAGCGCACCGTGCACGGCTTCATGGGCCAGACCACAGCTTTCCGAAAGTCGCTGATCAAGCCCGACGTAGTGGTAATGGGCGACAATAAGGCTTCTAATGAGGTCCGCTACATGCACGGCACGCTGGGCAAAGGCACCTGGACGTTCTACGGGGGCCACGATCCGGAGGACTACCAGCACTTTGTGGAGGAAGAGCCCACCGACCTGGCCCTGCACCCGAACTCGCCCGGCTACCGGCTTATTCTGAACAATATTCTGTTTCCGGCGGCGAAAAAGAAAAAGCAGAAAACCTAA
- a CDS encoding glycoside hydrolase family 2 protein, with protein sequence MPSSASNYGFSTAQKDVRSANPLPRAVLRSNNYLLLDGEWNFALDSEDIGLRDGWYLAHPYEQIANWPGSVEEHMAKYQPQAPAWQDKVVVWYEREFTLPERGDDGTHSLFQLTFGACGYETRVWLNGFLLSTIEGEDVHYGEYTSFSFELREEHLRPVNRLTVRIVDTMDAETPRGKQESHVYKRGGIWYQTYTGAVRSVWLEMVERNRLRSRVGVDSVIEDQMVRFNMTTRIHDPGLYTLRLQVFDRVAPTPQPLATADFPLRLEAGQRQQRVVMELPGAKLWAPGSPNLYRLVAQLIDSEGYSAEIETHFGLRKIESRGTYVYLNNEPIYLDGILYQPGTATYEEMQRHMHAMQALGCNLVRVHIAGVDPRIYNLADELGLLLWIEVPSPHSSTSKSRENHRAELLRMLALTESHPSVVIWSLYNEDWGAQDIATNASTRRYIVDMYHYMHINHPQFLVVDNDGWQHISQEGRLKSDLLTAHVYTPELTRWSELLDRMVQGDLNNVAVLPLVIGDPFFYGRQKPLIVSEWGGFGFADYGGPQSSEERTERIRQFKLELRKRPIAGDVYTQATNIEDERNGLLDPHTGELSVPEGLLASQSPSPNETKSDNSAS encoded by the coding sequence ATGCCATCCTCTGCCTCTAACTACGGTTTCTCAACTGCTCAAAAAGACGTGCGCTCGGCTAACCCGCTGCCGCGCGCAGTTCTTCGCTCGAATAATTACCTGTTACTGGATGGGGAATGGAATTTTGCCCTGGACTCGGAGGACATTGGCCTGCGGGATGGTTGGTACTTGGCGCATCCTTACGAGCAAATAGCCAATTGGCCCGGCTCGGTGGAGGAGCACATGGCTAAGTATCAGCCCCAGGCTCCGGCCTGGCAGGATAAAGTGGTAGTCTGGTACGAGCGAGAGTTTACCTTGCCCGAGCGCGGCGACGACGGCACCCACTCCCTGTTCCAGCTCACGTTTGGGGCCTGCGGCTACGAAACCCGGGTGTGGCTTAACGGCTTCCTGCTCAGCACTATTGAGGGCGAGGACGTGCACTACGGCGAGTACACCTCCTTCTCCTTTGAGCTGCGCGAGGAACACCTGCGGCCCGTCAACCGCCTGACCGTGCGCATCGTGGATACAATGGATGCCGAGACGCCCCGCGGGAAGCAGGAGTCGCACGTGTACAAGCGGGGCGGCATTTGGTACCAGACCTACACGGGCGCCGTACGCAGCGTGTGGCTGGAGATGGTAGAGCGTAACCGCCTCCGCTCCCGCGTGGGGGTTGATAGCGTCATTGAGGACCAGATGGTGCGCTTCAACATGACCACCCGCATCCACGACCCCGGCCTGTACACCCTGCGCCTGCAGGTATTCGACCGGGTAGCGCCTACCCCCCAGCCCCTGGCTACCGCTGATTTTCCGCTCCGACTAGAGGCTGGGCAGCGCCAGCAGCGGGTAGTGATGGAGCTGCCGGGCGCCAAGCTCTGGGCACCTGGCTCGCCTAACCTGTACCGCCTCGTGGCCCAGCTTATCGACAGCGAAGGGTATTCGGCGGAAATTGAAACTCACTTCGGCCTGCGCAAAATTGAGTCGCGCGGTACGTACGTGTACCTCAACAACGAACCGATTTATCTGGACGGCATCCTTTACCAGCCGGGCACGGCTACCTACGAGGAAATGCAGCGGCACATGCACGCCATGCAGGCCCTGGGCTGCAACTTAGTGCGAGTGCACATTGCCGGCGTCGATCCGCGCATTTACAACTTAGCCGATGAGCTAGGCTTGTTGCTGTGGATTGAAGTACCCAGCCCGCACTCCTCTACTAGTAAGAGCCGGGAAAATCACCGGGCCGAGCTGCTGCGGATGCTGGCCCTCACGGAGTCTCACCCGTCGGTGGTTATTTGGAGCCTATATAACGAGGACTGGGGCGCCCAGGACATTGCCACCAATGCCAGCACCCGCCGCTACATCGTGGACATGTATCACTACATGCACATCAACCACCCGCAGTTTTTGGTGGTAGATAACGATGGGTGGCAGCATATTTCCCAAGAAGGCCGTTTGAAATCCGACCTGCTGACGGCTCACGTGTACACGCCGGAGCTCACGCGCTGGTCGGAACTGCTGGACCGCATGGTGCAGGGCGACCTAAACAACGTGGCCGTGCTACCCCTTGTGATAGGTGACCCGTTCTTCTACGGGCGGCAGAAGCCGCTGATTGTCAGCGAGTGGGGCGGATTTGGTTTCGCTGATTACGGCGGACCGCAAAGCTCAGAAGAGCGGACGGAGCGTATCCGGCAGTTTAAGTTGGAACTGCGCAAGCGCCCCATTGCCGGCGACGTATACACCCAGGCTACTAACATCGAAGACGAGCGAAACGGCCTGTTGGACCCCCACACCGGAGAGCTGTCGGTGCCGGAGGGCCTGCTAGCCTCGCAAAGTCCTTCTCCCAACGAAACGAAAAGCGACAATAGCGCCTCGTAA
- a CDS encoding ABC transporter permease: MHLLENIKEAFRSINSNLLRTILTALIVSIGIMSLVGILTAIDAIKASLNTTFASLGANSFEIKAKGYNNRSRRGGVQQKTYPAITYLQARQYKAQIGEEAKVGVSAFIAGAVEVKANGKKTNPNMQVVAGDENYLMIQNYNLKGGRMFSPAELGSGANVAIVGGEIKDKLYPNQSLLGQYVYLLGRRFLVVGELEKSGSSMGGGGADRLVLIPLETGNQLPRQRGLTFDIKTATLDANYLNYLTGEASGIMRAVRHDALGQEDSFELERSDSLAGKLDSLSGNLRMGGFLVGFITLLGASIALMNIMMVSVTERTREIGIRKALGATALQIRQQFLIEAIVICVMGGTLGILLGVGMGNGVSLLVGSGGFIVPWLWMIVGLVICVTVGLASGYYPASKAAALDPIESLRFE; the protein is encoded by the coding sequence ATGCATCTGCTGGAAAACATCAAAGAGGCATTTCGTTCCATCAACAGCAATCTGCTGCGGACCATCCTGACGGCCCTGATTGTAAGCATCGGCATTATGTCGCTGGTAGGCATCCTGACGGCCATTGACGCCATCAAGGCGTCGTTGAACACGACGTTTGCCAGCCTGGGAGCTAACTCCTTTGAAATCAAAGCCAAAGGCTATAATAACCGGTCTCGCCGCGGCGGGGTGCAGCAGAAAACGTACCCGGCCATTACGTATTTGCAGGCCCGACAGTACAAGGCCCAGATCGGGGAGGAGGCCAAGGTGGGCGTGTCGGCCTTTATTGCGGGTGCTGTGGAAGTCAAGGCCAACGGCAAGAAAACCAACCCTAACATGCAGGTAGTAGCCGGCGACGAAAACTACCTCATGATCCAAAACTACAACCTCAAGGGAGGTCGGATGTTCTCACCGGCCGAGCTGGGTAGCGGAGCGAACGTGGCCATTGTGGGCGGGGAAATCAAGGACAAGCTCTACCCCAACCAAAGCCTGTTGGGTCAGTACGTGTACCTGCTGGGCCGGCGCTTTCTAGTGGTGGGCGAGCTGGAGAAAAGCGGCAGCAGCATGGGCGGTGGCGGGGCCGACCGGCTCGTGCTTATTCCGCTGGAAACCGGCAATCAGCTCCCTCGGCAGCGGGGCCTCACCTTCGACATCAAAACGGCCACGCTGGATGCCAACTACCTGAACTACCTCACGGGCGAGGCCAGCGGCATCATGCGCGCCGTGCGCCACGATGCCCTGGGCCAGGAGGACAGCTTCGAGCTGGAGCGCAGCGATTCGCTGGCCGGCAAGCTGGATTCCTTGTCGGGCAACCTACGCATGGGCGGCTTTCTGGTGGGCTTCATCACGCTGCTGGGGGCCAGTATTGCCCTGATGAATATTATGATGGTGTCGGTAACGGAGCGCACCCGCGAAATCGGCATCCGCAAGGCCCTGGGCGCTACGGCCCTGCAAATCCGCCAGCAGTTCCTGATTGAGGCCATTGTTATCTGCGTGATGGGCGGCACCCTGGGCATTCTGCTGGGGGTAGGCATGGGTAACGGCGTGAGCTTGCTGGTGGGCAGCGGGGGCTTTATTGTGCCTTGGCTCTGGATGATTGTCGGGCTGGTTATCTGCGTGACAGTGGGCCTGGCCTCGGGCTACTACCCGGCCAGTAAGGCCGCCGCCCTGGACCCCATCGAGTCCCTACGCTTCGAGTAG